A stretch of the Paramormyrops kingsleyae isolate MSU_618 chromosome 16, PKINGS_0.4, whole genome shotgun sequence genome encodes the following:
- the LOC111843667 gene encoding insulin receptor substrate 2-like → MASPPTAGEHLFSSVNVSSNVKKCGYLKKHKHGHKRFFVLREPSEGSPARLEYYENEKKWKNKSAAKRVISLGSCLNINKRADAKHKYLIALYTKDEYFAVAADNEQEQENWYSVLTNLMNEGKLCDGSASSSASSLVGFEETNYGMIAPASAAYKEVWQVNLKSKGLGQTKNLTGVYRLCLSSRTISFVKLNSEVPAVILQLMNIRRCGHSDSFFFIEVGRSASIGPGELWMQADDSVVAQNIHETILEAMKAMKELSEFRPRSKSQSSGTNPISVPTRRHLNNLPPSQTGLLRRSRTDSMAAVSPVNKLTSCRIRTASEGDGTMTRPILINRIPITPSSNQNHLIRSNTVSIRPSRIFESSELQHSKSMSMPVSHSPPSTISSVSLSSSGGNGSALETGQRPASGSASISGSPSDGGFMSCDDYGSSPGDARHHLANRSNTPESISDTPPTREGDLYGYVMMERMAGSNQSCRWISRDEGLETVHRKRTYSLTTPSQQRTPSQVSSASLDEYTLMRATFNSGPSGLGSRTASPRVTYPEDYGDIKIGPLKSLSNNNLDENGYMPMTPGVAPQGAEDGNYVPMSPMIVSAPKQIMRPGSQAQTTGNGHRTVSPSSCSLDDSGYMRMWSGSKLSMESADGRLTNGEYVNMSPVDPSVSVTLPDFSSRPLPGESAQGSSPFTSLPRSYKTPLPKNGDSDQYVVMNLQTQKIVEEPNYCAISANHTATTSGSAPLPITKNIGDSLVHRGRAVRPNRLPLDSIRTLPSMNEHPLPNEPRSPGEYININFGENARSYPPSRSSDSLASSTGSANSLRRFPFSDYMNTDLGIQSPKAGDAPTDPLNATYKLSVCQPAKEEYPKEQVDLVCPPDTEKDDYTEMTFGISASPKPVPQTFERVDASSAVQRLSLRDQGLPGVEAFMVSSPLVDPDRGAKVIRADPQGRRRHSSETFSSTTTVTPVFPSFAHDAKRHNSASVENVSVWNSEGSDEEYGSPVCRETSAGFQNGLSYIALNLMDENLGTCKNLVKFKAASYCKGDINGIHSTTFVGLGFKETATTVKD, encoded by the coding sequence ATGGCCAGTCCGCCGACTGCGGGAGAACACTTGTTTTCCAGCGTGAACGTCAGCAGTAATGTTAAAAAGTGCGGATACCTGAAGAAGCACAAGCACGGACACAAGCGGTTCTTCGTGCTGAGGGAGCCGAGCGAGGGCTCCCCTGCCAGGCTGGAGTACTACGAGAACGAGAAGAAATGGAAGAACAAGTCGGCTGCCAAGCGGGTGATCTCTCTCGGCTCTTGCTTGAACATCAACAAGAGGGCAGACGCCAAACACAAATACCTGATAGCCCTCTACACCAAGGACGAATACTTCGCCGTGGCTGCAGACAATGAGCAGGAGCAGGAGAACTGGTACAGCGTGCTGACAAATTTAATGAATGAAGGCAAACTGTGCGACGGCTCAGCGTCCAGCTCTGCGTCGTCTTTGGTCGGATTCGAGGAGACGAATTACGGTATGATCGCACCAGCGAGCGCCGCTTATAAAGAGGTATGGCAAGTAAATTTAAAATCTAAAGGTCTCGGTCAAACCAAAAATCTGACTGGGGTGTACAGACTCTGCCTCTCAAGCCGGACGATAAGCTTCGTGAAGCTGAACTCGGAGGTCCCCGCTGTTATCTTGCAGCTGATGAATATTCGGAGATGTGGCCACTCTGATAGTTTCTTCTTCATTGAGGTAGGCAGATCCGCCTCCATCGGACCCGGCGAGCTTTGGATGCAGGCGGACGACTCTGTGGTCGCGCAAAACATACACGAGACTATTTTGGAGGCCATGAAAGCGATGAAAGAGCTGTCGGAGTTCAGACCGCGAAGTAAGAGCCAGTCTTCCGGCACTAACCCCATCTCCGTGCCCACCAGGCGGCACTTGAATAACTTACCCCCGAGTCAAACAGGACTGCTTAGGCGATCGAGAACGGACAGCATGGCAGCGGTATCGCCTGTCAACAAGTTAACTTCCTGCCGGATTAGAACTGCCAGTGAGGGGGATGGTACCATGACTAGACCCATATTAATAAACAGGATCCCGATTACCCCTAGCTCCAATCAAAACCACCTCATCAGATCTAACACTGTCAGCATTAGGCCCAGCAGGATATTTGAGTCCTCAGAACTTCAGCATAGTAAGTCCATGTCCATGCCTGTTTCCCACTCTCCTCCTTCCACTATCAGCTCGGTGAGTTTATCCTCCAGTGGAGGGAATGGCTCTGCTTTAGAAACTGGCCAGCGTCCGGCCAGTGGCAGCGCCTCAATCTCTGGATCACCAAGCGATGGCGGGTTTATGTCGTGTGACGATTATGGATCGAGTCCAGGGGATGCAAGGCACCACCTGGCTAACAGGAGTAACACACCTGAATCCATTTCTGACACACCGCCCACCCGAGAGGGTGACCTGTATGGCTATGTGATGATGGAGAGGATGGCTGGCAGCAACCAGAGCTGCAGGTGGATTTCTCGGGATGAAGGACTGGAGACGGTGCACCGGAAGAGGACGTACTCGCTCACTACACCCTCCCAGCAGCGGACGCCTTCACAGGTGTCCTCTGCCTCTCTAGATGAGTATACTCTGATGAGAGCAACGTTCAACAGTGGCCCTTCAGGGCTGGGTTCACGTACAGCTTCCCCGAGGGTCACTTATCCGGAAGATTATGGGGACATCAAAATCGGACCTTTAAAAAGTTTGAGTAACAACAACCTGGATGAGAACGGGTACATGCCCATGACACCTGGAGTGGCTCCACAGGGGGCTGAAGATGGAAACTATGTGCCCATGAGTCCCATGATCGTCTCTGCGCCTAAACAGATCATGAGACCTGGCTCACAAGCTCAGACGACCGGAAATGGACACAGAACAGTGTCACCTAGCAGCTGCTCTCTGGATGACAGTGGCTACATGCGAATGTGGTCTGGCTCCAAGTTGTCAATGGAGAGTGCAGATGGGAGGCTGACAAATGGTGAATACGTGAACATGTCGCCCGTCGACCCCAGTGTGTCTGTCACACTTCCGGACTTTTCCTCCAGGCCTCTGCCTGGCGAATCTGCCCAAGGTTCTTCCCCCTTCACCTCATTGCCTCGCTCTTATAAAACCCCGCTCCCCAAAAATGGAGACAGTGACCAGTACGTGGTGATGAACTTGCAGACTCAAAAGATTGTGGAGGAACCAAACTACTGTGCAATATCTGCCAATCATACTGCGACAACATCTGGCTCCGCCCCTTTGCCCATCACGAAGAATATCGGTGACAGTCTGGTACACAGAGGCAGAGCAGTCAGGCCCAACAGATTACCGCTGGACTCCATAAGGACACTTCCAAGTATGAACGAGCACCCTTTACCTAATGAACCAAGAAGCCCTGGTGAGTATATTAACATAAATTTTGGTGAAAATGCAAGGTCCTATCCCCCTTCCCGGTCATCAGACAGCCTGGCATCATCAACGGGCTCAGCTAACAGCCTCAGAAGATTCCCCTTCTCCGATTACATGAACACAGACCTGGGTATACAGTCACCCAAAGCAGGTGATGCCCCCACCGACCCCTTGAATGCCACGTACAAATTATctgtgtgccagcctgcaaaaGAGGAATACCCCAAAGAGCAAGTCGACTTGGTGTGCCCCCCTGACACGGAGAAAGACGATTACACGGAGATGACATTTGGCATCAGCGCCTCTCCTAAGCCTGTCCCACAGACTTTTGAGAGAGTGGACGCCAGCAGTGCGGTCCAGAGGTTATCCCTCCGAGATCAGGGGCTTCCAGGGGTAGAGGCGTTCATGGTGTCTAGCCCCCTTGTAGACCCAGACAGAGGTGCGAAGGTGATCCGGGCTGACCCCCAGGGGCGCAGACGTCATAGCTCTGAAACCTTTTCTTCTACAACAACGGTCACACCCGTCTTTCCCTCCTTCGCCCATGATGCCAAGAGGCACAATTCCGCCTCCGTGGAAAACGTCTCTGTGTGGAACAGCGAGGGCTCCGATGAAGAGTACGGGAGTCCTGTGTGTCGGGAGACTTCTGCAGGCTTCCAGAATGGTCTCAGCTACATTGCCTTAAACCTGATGGATGAGAATCTGGGGACGTGCAAAAATCTTGTGAAGTTCAAAGCTGCCAGTTACTGCAAAGGAGACATAAATGGAATACACTCCACTACTTTTGTGGGCTTGGGTTTTAAGGAGACTGCCACCACAGTTAAAG